The sequence below is a genomic window from bacterium.
CTCCTGGTGCACGGGGTGCCCGCCGCGTGGTGGGACGCGCGGCTGAGCCTCTCGGCCGGCCACGAGCGCGTGGTCTTCGACGGGCCGGAGCCGAACCCGCCGTTCTTCTCGGGGAACCTCAAGACCGAGACCGTCACCGATGCCCGGCACGCCGACCTGCAGAACGTCTTTGCGATCGCCGCCGGCCACCAGCTCTTCCTCGGGCTCTCGCACGACAGCAGCCCGACCGACTACACGTCGAGTTCCGCGTTCGGCGTCGCCTCGATCGACAAGACCGTCACGGCCAACGCGGTCTCCGGCCAGTACGACTGGTCGCCGGCGAAGAGCTTCACCGCGAGCCTCGGCGGGCGCGTCGACGACTTCAACACCTTCGGCACGCACGCGACGTGGCGCGCCGGCGGGCGCTACACGGTGGCCGCTTCCGGCACGATCCTGCGCGCGAACGTCGGCACGGGCTTCCGGGCGCCGACCGTCGCCGACCTCTACTACCCGGGCTTCAGCAACCCGGACCTGGAGCCGGAGGAGAACTTCGGCTGGGACGCCGGCGTGGAGCAGCCGCTGGCCGGGGGGCGTCTCCAGGTCGGCGCGAACTGGTTCCAGAACGACTTCGACAACCTGATCGCGTACTCGACCACGGCCTTCCGCCCGGAGAACATCGCGGAGGCGCGCACCGCCGGCGTCGAGGCGTCGCTGCTGTGGACGCCGACGGCGAGCCTGAGCGTCAACGGGGCGTACACGTGGCTCCCGACGGCGGAGGACCGCACGACGGGCGAGCGGCTGCTGCGCCGCGCGAAGCACTCGGGCAGCGTCGGCGCCGTCTACCGCTTCCCGCGGTGGGTGCGGCTCGACACCCTGCTGACCTTCTCCGGCTCGGCCCCCGACAAGAACTTCTCCACCTTCCCGGCGCAGGACGTCGAGAACGACGGGTACCTCAAGTGGGATCTCGGCGTGACCGTGACGCCGGCGACGTGGCTGGACCTCGGCGCCCGCGTCGAGAACCTGCTCGACGAGGAGTACGAGCAGGCGTTCGGGTTCCCGGCGCTCGGACGGACCTTCTGGGGCGGGGCGACGGTCCGGTTCTAGCAATTCCCGA
It includes:
- a CDS encoding TonB-dependent receptor; its protein translation is MHRRLAAVPLVVALALAAPAAAQQSPETPAAVQVQEIVVTATRIESTIATAPDAITVVTREEIDALDARTVADVLATVPGVIVSQTGQPGGQTSVFLRGASSGQTLVLVDGVRVNNAFNGRYDFVDTTVDNVERIEVVRGPQSTRYGSDALGGVINIVTKRSAAANSGSALVEVGENASTRVRAATTAVLGPVSLSAEGGAFDTDNERPNSKFHEAGGSFGATWRASERFDVGLSGSYRESSAGTPNDTFTNDPNDSTRIKTSLTTLLVHGVPAAWWDARLSLSAGHERVVFDGPEPNPPFFSGNLKTETVTDARHADLQNVFAIAAGHQLFLGLSHDSSPTDYTSSSAFGVASIDKTVTANAVSGQYDWSPAKSFTASLGGRVDDFNTFGTHATWRAGGRYTVAASGTILRANVGTGFRAPTVADLYYPGFSNPDLEPEENFGWDAGVEQPLAGGRLQVGANWFQNDFDNLIAYSTTAFRPENIAEARTAGVEASLLWTPTASLSVNGAYTWLPTAEDRTTGERLLRRAKHSGSVGAVYRFPRWVRLDTLLTFSGSAPDKNFSTFPAQDVENDGYLKWDLGVTVTPATWLDLGARVENLLDEEYEQAFGFPALGRTFWGGATVRF